CTGCTGGCGCTGCTGCTTATGTTAGAAGTTTCCACCCCGATTGGTCTCcttcatcaattaaatccGCTCTAATGACCACTGGTAATCTTTTTGGGTTTCCTTAAAATCTTTTAGTAGTGTCTTCTTCTCTGCCtgattcatttttctttctttgagtTTATAGCTTTGCTAATGAATGGCACTGTAAATCGTGGCCGTGAATTTGATTATGGATCCGGGCATATTGATCCTGTGAAGGCAACAAATCCTGGTTTAGTGTATGAAGTTCTTGAAGATGACTACATAAAAATGCTTTGTGGCATGGGTTACAGTGTAAATAAGATCAGACTTATTTCAGGAGACAATAGCAGTTGTCCAGAAGGCACTAGCATAGCAACCAAAGATCTTAATCTCCCATCAATGGCCGCTCAAGTCGAAGTACATAATCCTTTTAGTATCAAGTTCCTTAGAACAGTTACAAATGTTGGCCTAGCTAACACCACTTACAAAGCAGAAGTGAAAACTACTTCTATTGACGTCAAGATCAATGTGACCCCTGATGCCCTATCCTTTGAATCCGTGAATGATAAGAAATCTTTTGTTGTGACCGTTGACGGAGCTATATTGCAGGCAAATCACACAGTTTCATCATCACTTCTTTGGTCTGATGGAACTCATAATGTAAGAAGTCCAATTGTTGTGTACACAAACCAGGGTTTTGACTTCTGAATGATCATGCTTGATAGCAATATATAATAAGACctgaaataatttaacaattttgtaCGGTGCAAAAGTGGTGTTTGGTTCATTTGCAATTCCGGATCGCCTGTCTACTTTGCAATTCAGGCTTTATGGGTTCTGCCAATCACCTAACGCACCGAAAGCAATGCTTTACGCTTCTACTTTTAAGATGCAATAAGCCTATGATAGAAAACAAAGCTGCTTCTCTAATCCTAAACTACATGAATATACATGTATGAGCTAACAATAATTTCGTACAAGAAACCGGGGAACACCACATCAGTTTACTGGAATTAAAATCAAGCTATGAACCTCTAATCATCAAACGAGGTTctggaaaattattaacaagCAAAGTAAAGAATGACTTGGGAAAAGTAGATGTTTGCTCACATTCATGTACTAAGGAGCACAGACCAAAAAGAACAACTCAGAAGATTTTTTTTGCTCACATTCATGTTCATTGgctttcatttaaattagtaCTGTAATGAGATGGAGCCTTTGTAGGTGAAAGATAAGAATGACTTGGGGAAAACCGCATGCCGAGATTCTTCTTTAGAATGTTACAATCTATGCCATGTCCTTTTCGCCATAAGTGAAGGCTTGGAATTCACAGTTTCCAGAGTTTGCTTCAACTTAGACAGATTTGGTTTTATTCTCGAGTTAGGTTCATTCATATAATTGATTCTTGGAATTATCACAttgttaatgaaaaagaaaaatattcatatctCCATTcccaacaaaagagaaaagttcAAATTTGATTACTCTCAATGACCTATTCCCAGATAGTTGCTGAGATGGAAAGAGTTTATctccttttttattataagtaATCCAAAAGCTTTTATGGTAGCACAACTAAAATTTCATATACGAAAATTGAAGTTTTTACTCAAATAGTATTTGTTTTCATGGTAATTAATTCATTGACACAGAATGTAAATGGCTGTTCTATTAGTATTAGCCTATAAGCAGTATTTCCTTTATTGCAGAATTAATGCCTTAAAAGGTGCAAACATATCTGCCTATACGTTGGAGACTTTATTTACTGTAAATTCTTTGTGTGTACATATATCTCTCATTTCATCTCTCCACTCTCATAACAATTAGTAAATGGCTAAACTCAATTCTCTTTTGTGTTGCTGTATTCCTTTGGTGATCCTCGTAGGATCCGTGAGCATACTGTGCGGAGCCTCTAATGAAAACAGAGAGGCAATATATACCGGTCGTTctcattttgatgatatttatCCTTATAATATCGCTTGCAAAATGTGAATGATGCTGAAAATGTTGATGCAGGTCTATATTGTTTACATGGGTTCACTTCCAGAAAGGGGTTATTCACCTACATCTCATCATCTTAGCATTTTGCAAGAAGTTGTTGAGAGCAGGTAATATCCTCTAATCTTCAAGCTAATTTTATGATCACgtggttttatttatttccacTTCACTAAATTCTTAATCCTTCGCTTTTTATCTCCAGTTCTGTGAATGACATCTTGGTTAGAAGTTACAGTAGGAGTTTTAACGGATTTGCAGCGAAGCTCACTAATCTAGAGCAACAAAAGATTGCTGGTAAGTCAATGAGAAACCTTAATCTGCATAAATGTTTGAATAGATTCTATTGGTAATCTATTTACAATATGCTTTGACTTCATTTCCAGGCATGGATGGAGTAGTGTCAGtttttccaagaaaaatgctTCAACTTCAGACAACTAGATCATGGGACTTCATGGGTTTTGCAGAGACTGTTAAAAGAAATCCTTCAGTTGAAAGTGACATTGTCATTGGGGTTCTTGATAGTGGAATATGGCCCGAATTAGAGAGTTTTAATGATGAGGGCCTCAGCGATCCCCCAAAGAAATGGAAGGGTGTTTGCGAAGGAGGCAAAAATTTCACATGCAACaggtaacttttttttttgtttcatatagATTGCTCACATAGATCGTAGACCAATCATATACACCAATCCTcgcatttaaaattttctacacTTGCTGAAATTGAGAATGTTCTGCACATGGATCAACAGAAAAATCATTGGAGCTCGATTTTACCCCACAGAATCGACGGATACTTCTGCGAGGGACAGTTTTTCTGGTCATGGAACCAACATTGCTTCAATAGCTGCTGGGAAGAAAGTAGCAGGGGTGGACTATTTTGGACTCGCCAAAGGAAATGTAAGAGGGGGGGTCCCCTCTGCTAGAATTGCTGCATACAAGATCTGCTATAGAGATCCATGGTTTTGTCCTGAAGATATAATTATGGCTGCCTTGGATGATGCTATTGCTGACGGAGTTGAtatcatttcaatttcattgaCATATGCAAATGGAACAGATTTAACTCGTGATGCTGTCGCTATTGGTGCTTACCATGCAATGAAAAAAGGCATAATGACTACTCAGGCTGCAGGAAATTTTGGTCCACTTCCGACATCAGTAGCAAGCGTTGCACCATGGATATTCACTGTAGCAGCCAGCAGTATTGACCGTAAGTTCATCAACAAGGTTATTCTGGGAGATAAAACCACCTTTGTTGTAAGTGATAATCTGACTCTTTGTTTCTAACTTTTCACTTTATATACAAAACTAACAGTTTATCCTAATTATCACTGAACCGGTTCTTGTTTGCATCCTAATTATCCTCCATTCTCAGAGTGACTCAATTAATAGTTTCGAAGCAAATGCACCTCTGGTATATGGAAAATTAAACAGAACAGGTTGTCCCGAATTTGCTTCAAGGTAAATCTTACTTCAACTAATTCTTAACTTTAACGTTGATTCTTTAAgcttagaaaattaacaacGATAACTATTTATCGATtacctttttcctttttgcatTTTAGGCGTTGTGATCTTTTCTGCTTAGATGAAAACTTAGCAAAGGGGAAGATTGTGGTATGTGATCGAGGAGGGGGAGACACAGAAGCTTTCCGAGCTGGAGCAGTGGGATCCGTGTCACCATTATCTTTCACTTTTATCTCTAAACCACTTCCATTTGCTGCATATGGTTTAAGAAACAACGAAGGAGATCAGGTCAAGGCCTACATGAATTCCACAAAGTAAGCATCCTTTTAACCTCTTTTACAAGAAATGTAGTTTCTGGATGTACATAATACAAGCGGCAGATTTATTCTACAGAAATCCTCAAGCATATATATCGAAAAGTGAGGCTGCAAATGTCTCTGGCGCTCCTGGAGTTCCTGACTTCTCTTCCCGTGGTCCTAACACTATCATACCGGATATTGTCAAGGTCTTTGTCTATCTGTATTTTTGTCTCTTCCTCTCCTTTGGGCACAAATGCTTCTgtaacacattttttttttttgttgaattataTTAACAGCCTGACATCAGCGCACCCGGAGTAGAAATTTTGGCAGGATTTTCACCTGCAGTGGAGCCATCACTTCTTCCTGGAGATAAGAGATCTGTAAAGTACAGTATATTGAGCGGAACCTCCGTTGCTTGCTCCCATGTCACTGGTGCAGCAGCCTATGTAAAAAGTTTTCACCCTGATTGGTCTCCGTCATCAATTAAATCTGCTCTGATGACTACAGGTAATCTCCTCTTACGCTCTTCATTAACTGGATGTAGCTCCttggaaatatttttcaacttgCCTTGTTAATCCTTTTTACCTAATGTTTACAGCTTGGTCCATCAATGCTACTAGCAACCCAGGCGGTGAATTTGCTTTTGGAGCGGGGCATATTGATCCTGTAAAAGCTATAAGTCCGGGTTTGGTTTATGAAGCTTTTGCAGATgattatgttaaatttctCTGTAGTTTGGGTTATGATACAAGAAAATTGCAAGCCATAACAAAAGACAGTAGTACTTGCCCCAGTGAAACTAAAGGAACTCCTAAAGATCTTAACTACCCTTCAATGGCAGCTCGTGTCCAGGAAAACAAGCCTTTTGCTGTCAACTTTTCTAGAACAGTCACCAACGTTGGCCAAGGTAATTCCAAATATAAGGCAAAAGTTACTGTTGATCCCAAGATCAAGATTAATGTGGCACCTAGTGATCTTTCCTTTAAATCTTTGAAGGAGAAGCAATCTTTTGTTGTAACAGTTTCCGGGGTTggattgaaagaaaattctaTGGTATCTGCATCATTGGTATGGTCTGATGGCACTTATAATGTGAGAAGTCCAATTGTTCTGTACACAAACAAGGGTCCTGAACACAAGGGccttaaattttgataaatgatCTTCATGATGTAAAGGGAGAAAATTAGTAGTGCCATGTTGATCTAATATCAAGTTGCAGATACGAATAAAATGAAAGGGATCGAACTTGCttgattaagaaaattaatatgtgttatgaatttgaattagttcATACCAGTTAatgatttcaaattcaaagacaTCAGTTATCATAAATTCTTGAATCTGCACCTTAATAATCTCCCCTTTCTTTCTACATTCGTTGAATCtgtcaaatttcattttggaAAAGGGAAGCAGTGAAAGAATCATATCTTTCCTTTATATTTGTGGAGATTTTTGAggaaattattctttttaacaacTTTAAATATCTTACTTCCCTAATTAAGGTCATGCTATGTTACACAATAACCCTTAAGTtgtcacaaaaaaattaagttgtaGTATATGAAATAATTGAGTTGTTATGGATGACAACTCATAGGTTCCAACCCCCTAATTGTTACTTGATCTTGGACAGGTGCATGAATTATTACTGTCTTTTGAGGTTGATTTGACGCATTATGGCGTCGC
This window of the Citrus sinensis cultivar Valencia sweet orange chromosome 8, DVS_A1.0, whole genome shotgun sequence genome carries:
- the LOC102618744 gene encoding subtilisin-like protease SBT4.5; translation: MDGVVSVFPRKMLQLQTTRSWDFMGFAETVKRNPSVESDIVIGVLDSGIWPELESFNDEGLSDPPKKWKGVCEGGKNFTCNRKIIGARFYPTESTDTSARDSFSGHGTNIASIAAGKKVAGVDYFGLAKGNVRGGVPSARIAAYKICYRDPWFCPEDIIMAALDDAIADGVDIISISLTYANGTDLTRDAVAIGAYHAMKKGIMTTQAAGNFGPLPTSVASVAPWIFTVAASSIDRKFINKVILGDKTTFVSDSINSFEANAPLVYGKLNRTGCPEFASRRCDLFCLDENLAKGKIVVCDRGGGDTEAFRAGAVGSVSPLSFTFISKPLPFAAYGLRNNEGDQVKAYMNSTKNPQAYISKSEAANVSGAPGVPDFSSRGPNTIIPDIVKPDISAPGVEILAGFSPAVEPSLLPGDKRSVKYSILSGTSVACSHVTGAAAYVKSFHPDWSPSSIKSALMTTAWSINATSNPGGEFAFGAGHIDPVKAISPGLVYEAFADDYVKFLCSLGYDTRKLQAITKDSSTCPSETKGTPKDLNYPSMAARVQENKPFAVNFSRTVTNVGQGNSKYKAKVTVDPKIKINVAPSDLSFKSLKEKQSFVVTVSGVGLKENSMVSASLVWSDGTYNVRSPIVLYTNKGPEHKGLKF